AAGCCTCCCATAAACAAGAGACACGAgcaagaaacatgttttcatcgGCTGTAACTACCAACTACCAAACTCAACAAATCAGGGCGGAATGCTCGATGCTCTCCAGTTTACGGATGCAGACTTATTCCTACTTCCCCCCTTTTCTCTTCTTCACATTCACACCCTTCTCACCAACGTGAATAACAACTCTATTTCTCACAACCCTGAatacccccctctctctctcagaGTTCCAGCGCCACCAGCGCCCTCTCTGCTCAGTGCTGCTGTTGGCATCGCCGTCTCATCCTCGTTGTCAAGCCCGCCTCTGTCTTCGTCGTCGTCGGCAGCCCTGAACTCGTGTCTTGTTCTCGTGGTCGAGCCCGTCTCCGTCTTCGATCCCTCTCAGGCGAAGTGCGAACGTCCCTCTCTGCCGCCGTGGACTCTTCTCCTCGCCGTTGCAAACTGTTGCTCTTGGAACGGTTGCTCGATCCTCTTCAAGCGCGTCCTCTCTCTCCGTGAATCTCTACCCGAAGCCTCGCCCTCGCGAACTGATCCTCTTGCGAGTTCACTCTCTGTCCAATTTCATTCTGTTACAGCCGTTCCTCCCTCTCCGTGTCTCCGGTAAGCCACTGCTTCTTCAGTTTCAATTTCTAAGATTCTGAGTTGAGTTTATGTACTAGAGTCTGAGTTGGGATTGTGTTCTGAGTTGGGGTTGTTGATGTGATTCTGAGTTTAGTTTGGATGCTGAGTTTGGACTCTTTGCTTAGTTTTTCTGTTCTTGGATTTTCTGGGTTTGAATGCTgcgttttttgtttttgtatacTGAGTTTGTTGTTGAATACTTGATTAGAAGTCTTTCTTGAAATTTTGTGTATGTCCTTTTTAGTGTGTCAATGATTCTGTTCTCAATTCTAAGTCTTTGAATTCATTTCTTATATCACAAGAattcctctcttctttcttctgttCATCACCATTCTGTTCTGATTCTTTTGGAGTGCTTATCTTGATTGTCAAGTAATTGAGTTTGATCTTCTATAATTATAATCCTCTTGGAGTGCTTATCTCAATTCTATATTTTTGTCTTTGATGTGATGAGTATTGTTGCTGATTACTTTATTAGAACTTAGaagttaattaaaaattttttattttgtgaatcttttaatgataaaatatgaACAAGTTATCATGTGAAAtggtaaaattttgaattttattaatttagaaaaCATTGAAATtgaatatttgaaattttatattgaatttttaatgattttattgtatatttaattaaattggttcGACAACAGTTCAACTCCAATTAGACCATTGAACTATTAAATCAGTCACTTGACCAGTTCAATGGTTggttcggttctcgcaaccttgatgTTAACTCTTCCTTGTGATCTCAACTCTCCAGGTGCTGCactctttctccttttttctaGCTCTACATCGTGTTTTCAGTTGTTGTTGTCGTTGGTACCAATGGAGATTCCACTCTCACGATACCAATCTTACACATTGGATCAATCCCAAAGCGATTGCTACTTTTCCGCTTTGGGTTCTTCCGGATCCAGTTACTTTTCTGGTAAAGGTTTCGTCTTTGGGTGTGGTTTACGTTCAAAGGTGAGGAATTGGACGAGCCACTTTTCCCTTATTTGTTGTTGCTCTACTGAAAGTGGCATTCGGAGGCCTAAATCTTCGAGAATACCATATCATGAGAAGGTAGAGCCTGTTTTGGAGGACACTCAGATGAGGAAACCTTCCTTTGTTGGGCTGTGTAGTGAGATAGAGAAGCTAGTTCTGTGCAATAGGTATAGGGATGCAATTGAGTTGTTTGAGATTTTGGAGCTTGAAGGTGGTGGTAGATATGTTGGTGCTAGTACTTACGATGCTTTGGTGAGTGCTTGTGTTGGTTTGAGATACATTAGAGGGGTTAAGAAGGTGTTTAATCTTATGATTAGTAGTGGGTTTGAGCTTGATTTGTATATGATGAATAGGATGTTGTTTATGCACGTTAGATGTGGTTTGATGCGTGATGCGTGGAAGCTATTCGATGATATGCCAGAGAGAGATGAGGTGTCATGGACAATGATGATTGGTGGGCTTGTGGATTCTGGGAACAATGATGAGGCCTTCAGGTTGTTTTTGTGTATGTGGGAAGAGTTTAATGATGGCAGTCCTCACACTTTTGTCACGATGATCAAGGCAGCTGCTGGATTAGGTCTTATTCAGGTGGGAAGACAAATTCATTCATGCGCTTTGAAGATGGAGGTGGGAGATGATACTTTTGTGTCTTGTGCACTAATTGACATGTACAGCAAGTGTGGTAGCATCGATGATGCCTATTGTGTTTTTGATCAAATGCCAAAGAAGACGACCGTGGCATGGAATTCTATTATTTCTGGCTATGCACTTCATGGCTATAGTGAGGAGGCTCTTAATTTGTTTTATGAGATGCGCAATATTGGTGCTAAACTGGACCATTTTACTATTTCAACAGTGATTAGAATATGTACAAGATTGGCTTCATTTGAACATGCAAAACAAGCTCATGCGGCATTAGTTCGTCATGGTTTCGGCACAGATTTGGTGGCGAACTCAGCACTCGTTGACTTCTACAGCAAATGGGGTAGGATGGAAGATGCTCGACATGTGTTTGACACAATGCACCAGAAGAATATCATATCCTGGAATGCATTGATTGCTGGATATGGAAATCATGGCCAAGGAGAGGAGGCACTAGAAATGTTTGAGCAGATGCTTCGAGAAAGGATGGTTCCCAACCATGTCACTTTCCTAGCCGTCTTATCTGCTTGTAGTTACTCTGGACTATCAGAACGTGGTTGGGAGATTTTTCAATCTATGAGCAAAGATCACAAGATTAAGCCCAGACCAATGCATTATGCATGCATGATTGAGCTATTAGGTCGAGAGGGTCTGTTGGATGAGGCTTTAGCACTAATAAGACTTGCACCTTTCCAACCAACAGCAAATATGTGGGCAGCATTGCTGACAGCATGtagaatgcatgagaattttattCTTGGGAAGTTGGCAGCAGAAAAACTTTATGGAATGGAGCCCGAGAAGATGTGTAACTATGTAGTACTTCTAAATATATATAACACCACTGGAAGATTGAAGGAAGCTGCTGGTGTGTTACAGACCTTGAAGAGGAAGGGTTTAAGAATGCTTCATGCTTGTACCTGGATTGAAGTTAAAAGACGGCAAAATGTCTTCCTTTCTGGAGATAAATCCCACCCCCAAACAGAAGAGATATACCAAAAAGTGGACAATTTGATGGAAGAGATATCAAGGTATGGTTACACTGTGGAGGATGATGAAGCGCTGCTTCCTGATGTTGATGAAGAGGAACAACGTGTTCTGAAATATCATAGTGAAAAGTTAGCAATTGCTTTTGGACTAATTAACACCCCGAATTGGATGCCTCTACAGATCATGCAGGGTCATCGTATATGTCGAGACTGTCATACTGCAATTAAGCTTATAGCCCTGGTGACAGGAAGAGAAATTGTGGTAAGAGATGCTAGTAGGTTCCACCATTTTAGAAATGGAAGTTGTTCTTGTGGAGATTATTGGTGATGACAAAATTGTGTCATTCAATTCACAAGGACATATTACTCACTTCCATCCTTTCCCTCAAACTAAACCTCAGTTTTGCTAGGATGCAATCCTTTAATTGATGTAATTCTTTTTTGAGATTCTTTAATAAAAGACCTATCATACTTCCAAGATTTTGCACTGATTTGTTCTTTTATGCAGAGGGATCAGTTTGAACAGTTCCTTTCATTATGTGAAATGTTTTGTTATTTGACTTCAAGTAGTGCTATAGTTCTCGCATACTCTGAGTCCCTAAAAACCTCTGATAGTATTCATAGTACTCACTTGTTTATGTACACAATTGCAAATTGTTTCAATTTTAGTGGCTCAACAAAACCCCcctttttctaatttatttatgtGATAACCATATTTGAGGTTTAGCATCATTATACATAACAGGCCTTCAGCTGCATTTATCAGTTACTTATCACCCTCTCAAGTCTCAAGTACAAGATTTGGAGAGAGGAAAAAACCTTCTGGTCCTTCTATTAAACGTGGGggagttttctttgtttttttccaATTTCTGTGAGATAGGAACAAGCATTCACATAGGGCATGTCTTGAATAGTCAAATTTCACTTCCAATTGTAGTGCTATAAATTAAGGGGTTGGTTTGGTTGCATTTGTTGTTGTCTGGGTTTGGTGTTTGATTTTTGAGGATTCTTAATGTCTTCTTCTGCTGCATATCCTGTCTATGAGGTTGCAAAGGATGCAGCTGGAGTCGCAGGTACAAACCGTAATCTTTGTCTTTGTCT
The DNA window shown above is from Arachis ipaensis cultivar K30076 chromosome B08, Araip1.1, whole genome shotgun sequence and carries:
- the LOC107612754 gene encoding pentatricopeptide repeat-containing protein At5g50390, chloroplastic gives rise to the protein MFSGDVLSFSKTSLLRAFHPYIPAIYRKEPHFTSTILPSLNSIHHCLPPGAALFLLFSSSTSCFQLLLSLVPMEIPLSRYQSYTLDQSQSDCYFSALGSSGSSYFSGKGFVFGCGLRSKVRNWTSHFSLICCCSTESGIRRPKSSRIPYHEKVEPVLEDTQMRKPSFVGLCSEIEKLVLCNRYRDAIELFEILELEGGGRYVGASTYDALVSACVGLRYIRGVKKVFNLMISSGFELDLYMMNRMLFMHVRCGLMRDAWKLFDDMPERDEVSWTMMIGGLVDSGNNDEAFRLFLCMWEEFNDGSPHTFVTMIKAAAGLGLIQVGRQIHSCALKMEVGDDTFVSCALIDMYSKCGSIDDAYCVFDQMPKKTTVAWNSIISGYALHGYSEEALNLFYEMRNIGAKLDHFTISTVIRICTRLASFEHAKQAHAALVRHGFGTDLVANSALVDFYSKWGRMEDARHVFDTMHQKNIISWNALIAGYGNHGQGEEALEMFEQMLRERMVPNHVTFLAVLSACSYSGLSERGWEIFQSMSKDHKIKPRPMHYACMIELLGREGLLDEALALIRLAPFQPTANMWAALLTACRMHENFILGKLAAEKLYGMEPEKMCNYVVLLNIYNTTGRLKEAAGVLQTLKRKGLRMLHACTWIEVKRRQNVFLSGDKSHPQTEEIYQKVDNLMEEISRYGYTVEDDEALLPDVDEEEQRVLKYHSEKLAIAFGLINTPNWMPLQIMQGHRICRDCHTAIKLIALVTGREIVVRDASRFHHFRNGSCSCGDYW